A segment of the Syntrophales bacterium genome:
ACGAGCTTCGACGACCTGCTCGACGTGCCCCAGGCAAAATCGAACTGTTCCAGGAGAATGGCTCTCAGCCCCAGGCGGACCGTCTCGCGGAGGATGCCCGCTCCGGTGATGCCGCCGCCGGCTATGATGACATCCCAATCCCGGGGAATGTCGTCGATGTCGGGGTTCAGCCGTTTCAGCCGAGTTTCGGGAGATCGCGCGATCATGTCATCACAACAGTTTCGTCGTATTCATGCGCCCGTCGGGATCCATGGACGAAAACGCCGCCGCCGTGATATCCATCCCCAGGCGTCCCTTTTCACCTTCCAGCCAGGGCTTGTGGTCAAGACCTACACCGTGCTGGTGACTTATGGTTCCTCCGCAGGCCACGATGGCCCCGGCGGCAGCTTCTTTCACCCGCCTCCAGCGTTCCAGGGTTTCTTCCGGTGTCGGGGCGAGGCGGAACAGAGCGGTGGTGTATACGTTGGACCCCGTGGAATAGGGGCTCGACAGGTGTGAAAAAACCAGCAGTCTCTCGTTCCATGGAACGAGGCTTTCCGAAAGGGCCGTTTCAAGCGCCACCATCAGTTCTGTTACGCTTTTCCAGGGCGCGGCCGTTTCGATCGTTTCCACAGCATATCCGGCGCTCCAGAGTGAATTTCTGAGATAGGGGATTCTGAATCTGGTTCTCTTCCAGGCCCTGCCCATGACCTTTCCCAGAAAGAAAGCCTTTTCTTTTTTCAGCACCGATTCCGTCGCCCGGCGGGCCGCGGCGACGCGACGGGCCGTACCGGTAAAACCCACGAGGCACATGCAACCCTCTCCCCGGCCGATGCCCCGGACTCGCAGCAGCCGTCTCAACAAAGCCGTCGACCGATCCTGCCCGGAAAGGGCCAGGTTAACCTCTGTTTCAAGGGCATTGCTGAGGCGCACAATGGACAGCGGAAACGGCTCGGAGAAAAGACTCCTGATGCCCTCCACAGCCCGGTCCCAGGAGGGAAAGAACAGGCCCACGATGTCGTCGCGCTCCGGTAACGGCGATATCCTGAGGACAGCCTCGGTGATTATCCCCATCCGCCCCTCGGAACCGAGGAGCAGATGTCGCAGATCGGGACCGGCGGCCGACGCCGGATAGGGCTTGATGGTCAGGACCCCGCCGGGTCCTGTGACGGTCCCGCCCATGAAGAGTTCGTCAATCCTCCCGTAGCGTGTGGAGTATTGGCCGCTGGATCGCGTTGCCAACCATCCGCCCAGGGAGGAGTACTCGAAGGATTGGGGATAGTGTCCGAGGGTGAACCCCCGGGACTGGAGATGGGCCTCCAGGTCGGGGCCCATGATTCCTGTCTCGAAACCGGCGAGCAGGCTGTAAGGATCGAAATGAATGAACCGGTTGAGACGTTTCAGGGATACGGTGAGCACCGGTCTCCCTGTGTCCGGCACCGTGAGATGGCCCAGCACGCTGGTCCCGCCTCCATAGGGAATGACCGTCGCTTTCTGGTAGGTGGAAAAATCAAGAAGTTCCTGAATCTCTTCCTGATCGGCGGGAAAGGCGACTCCATCGGGGAAACGGTCCAGCGTGCCTCCTCTTAAAGAAATCCAGTCGGGAAGGCTTTGTCCGTGGGCGTGATCGAGGCGGCTTTCCGGATCGGTCGCGACAAGGGCATGTTCCGACAACTTGCTTTTCGGGACCCGCTCAAGCAATGACCGGCGGGAACAGTCCTCCCACGGGGTTCCCTTCCCCAGTACCTCTTCGAGGAGGTTTCTCCCCGGTTCCGCCAGTTCCATGGTAATCGACGGGTCACCCCAACCATTCCATCGTCGCATATGGTTCCTCACCAGCGTGTTCAGGCGGGCCTTTCCGTTCCCCTGTGACACGGCATGAATACCACCGGCCCTC
Coding sequences within it:
- a CDS encoding FAD-binding oxidoreductase, coding for MRRWNGWGDPSITMELAEPGRNLLEEVLGKGTPWEDCSRRSLLERVPKSKLSEHALVATDPESRLDHAHGQSLPDWISLRGGTLDRFPDGVAFPADQEEIQELLDFSTYQKATVIPYGGGTSVLGHLTVPDTGRPVLTVSLKRLNRFIHFDPYSLLAGFETGIMGPDLEAHLQSRGFTLGHYPQSFEYSSLGGWLATRSSGQYSTRYGRIDELFMGGTVTGPGGVLTIKPYPASAAGPDLRHLLLGSEGRMGIITEAVLRISPLPERDDIVGLFFPSWDRAVEGIRSLFSEPFPLSIVRLSNALETEVNLALSGQDRSTALLRRLLRVRGIGRGEGCMCLVGFTGTARRVAAARRATESVLKKEKAFFLGKVMGRAWKRTRFRIPYLRNSLWSAGYAVETIETAAPWKSVTELMVALETALSESLVPWNERLLVFSHLSSPYSTGSNVYTTALFRLAPTPEETLERWRRVKEAAAGAIVACGGTISHQHGVGLDHKPWLEGEKGRLGMDITAAAFSSMDPDGRMNTTKLL